The Triticum aestivum cultivar Chinese Spring chromosome 7B, IWGSC CS RefSeq v2.1, whole genome shotgun sequence genome window below encodes:
- the LOC123160236 gene encoding hydroxyproline O-galactosyltransferase HPGT3: METLASAMRRDNRRFKTPPSSSAAAASAAAASAGRVPLVMAFLACLAWVYVAGRLWQDAQTRAILSGLLEKSTGSLPKEISVDDKLRDLGCTGIGRKIAEAEMDIAKAKSEGYLWGNGTGAGAGGSDRKKFLAVIGVYTGFGSRLKRNTFRGSWMPRGDALKTLEEKGVVIRFVIGRSPNRGDSLDRNINEESRKTNDFLILESHEEAAEELPKKVKFFFSAAIEAWDAEFYVKIDDNINLDLAGLIEMLNARRGSQGLYMGCMKSGAVVSEEEQQWYEPEWWKFGDSRTYFRHAAGSLFILSNNLARYININSASLQSYAHDDISVGSWMMGLNATYVDDDRLCCLSPVQEKVCSFG, encoded by the exons ATGGAAACGCTGGCCAGCGCCATGCGGCGCGACAACCGCCGCTTCAAGaccccgccctcctcctccgccgccgccgcctccgccgccgccgcctccgccggcagGGTCCCCCTCGTCATGGCCTTCCTCGCCTGCCTCGCCTGGGTGTACGTCGCCGGCCG GCTATGGCAGGACGCGCAGACCCGGGCGATCCTCTCCGGCCTCCTCGAGAAGAGCACCGGCAGT CTCCCCAAGGAGATCTCGGTGGACGACAAGCTGAGGGACCTCGGATGCAC TGGGATTGGGAGGAAGATCGCCGAGGCGGAGATGGACATTGCCAAGGCCAAGAGCGAGGGCTACCTGTGGGGAAATGGGACTGGTGCCGGTGCTGGGGGCTCCGACCGGAAGAAGTTCCTCGCGGTCATTGGAGTTTACACCGGCTTTGGCTCCCGGCTCAAGAGGAACACCTTCCGTGGCTCCTGGATGCCCAGAG GTGATGCTTTAAAGACGCTTGAGGAAAAGGGTGTGGTTATTCGTTTTGTTATTGGCCGGAG TCCTAATCGAGGTGATAGCTTGGACCGTAATATTAACGAAGAAAGCAGAAAGACAAACGATTTCTTGATTCTG GAAAGTCACGAGGAAGCTGCAGAGGAATTACCTAAAAAAGTTAAGTTTTTCTTCAGTGCAGCAATAGAAGCTTGGGATGCAGAGTTCTACGTCAAGATTGACGATAACATTAATCTTGACTTGG CTGGGTTAATTGAGATGCTTAACGCCCGTCGAGGTAGCCAAGGGTTGTACATGGGCTGCATGAAATCAGGAGCTGTCGTTAGTGAAGA GGAGCAACAATGGTATGAACCTGAATGGTGGAAATTTGGAGATTCAAGGAC GTATTTTCGCCATGCTGCTGGTTCTTTATTTATCCTCTCAAACAATTTGGCTCGCTACATCAACATAAACAG TGCATCGCTGCAGAGCTATGCGCATGATGACATATCAGTTGGTTCATGGATGATGGGGCTTAATGCCACTTACGTTGATGACGACCGTCTGTGTTGCCTCAGTCCGGTACAAG AGAAAGTATGTTCCTTTGGATGA